The Rutidosis leptorrhynchoides isolate AG116_Rl617_1_P2 unplaced genomic scaffold, CSIRO_AGI_Rlap_v1 contig109, whole genome shotgun sequence genome has a window encoding:
- the LOC139881065 gene encoding protein STRUBBELIG-RECEPTOR FAMILY 2-like, translating into MIASESVALTDPLDVSALKELYKALNKPVELKGWRLDAGVDPCGESWEGVSCAGSSVIYITLRGLNLTGSLGYHLSDFQSLKHLDLSCNRIQGDIPNTLPLNATHINLAFNNLSQSIPHSLSLLKHIRILNLSHNELSGPIGDIFSGLPNLKEIDLSFNSFSGDLPSCFLSLSSLGRLFLQNNKFTGSVDYLSNLPLYDLNIQENNFSGVLPNNFQYIANLWIGGNKFHTGGDYPPWNFPTETVPIDRNISGPPRTQSSAIESHPSSIPAAKHKKRKIGSGGIASLVGALVLVAAVAAIFAIVHYQSSARKAKNQHGDNSNAILNSLPIKEAQGTFINSIIHDARHEQKHTRDEKKSRRSFSGPSRKSKAPVSAKVYTVAELQLATNSFSEEHLIGEGSFGPVYKAEFPDGQIMVVKIINLASLSFQEEEQFLDVVWTASRLRHPNIVPLVGYSMDHGQHLLVYEYIRNLSLNDVLHNGSLEPLSWEIRLNIALDVARALDYMHSKFSAPVAHGNIKASNILLDEVMVPHICDSGIAVLRPLTKLKASEIASEDTAFGYVSPEHGQHEADNIKSDIYAFGVLLLELLTGRKPFDSSRTRQEKSLVKWASSRLHDAECLEQMVDPVIKSTLCSRTLSRFADVVLFCIQAEKKFRLPMSQVVGSLTHLSQMGSDGPEADSFERSFRSSYTGFIGSPA; encoded by the exons ATGATTGCTTCTGAGTCTGTAGCTCTCACCGATCCTTTAGACG TCTCGGCTCTTAAAGAACTGTATAAAGCATTGAACAAACCGGTAGAGCTAAAAGGATGGAGATTAGATGCTGGTGTCGATCCGTGCGGCGAGTCTTGGGAAGGAGTTTCATGCGCTGGATCCTCTGTAATATACAT AACACTTCGTGGACTAAACCTGACTGGATCTCTCGGATACCATCTCTCTGATTTCCagagcttaaaacatct GGATCTTAGCTGCAATAGAATCCAGGGTGACATTCCAAATACGTTGCCATTGAATGCCACTCACAT AAATTTGGCATTCAACAACTTGAGCCAAAGCATTCCTCACTCATTGTCTCTCTTAAAACATATTCGAATCCT AAATCTGAGTCATAATGAGTTGTCTGGACCCATCGGTGATATTTTTTCTGGCTTACCAAATCTAAAGGAGAT AGACTTGTCTTTTAACAGCTTCTCGGGTGATTTGCCAAGCTGTTTTCTATCTCTATCAAGTCTTGGTAGACT ATTCTTGCAAAACAACAAATTTACCGGCTCTGTAGACTACTTGTCTAATCTTCCCCTATATGATCT AAACATCCAAGAGAATAATTTCAGCGGTGTTCTTCCTAATAATTTTCAGTATATAGCAAATTTATG GATTGGAGGAAATAAGTTTCACACTGGAGGAGACTACCCACCATGGAATTTCCCTACAGAAACTGTGCCTATTGATCGGAATATCAGTGGCCCGCCAAGAACTCAGTCAAGTGCCATTGAGAGCCATCCATCCTCTATCCCAGCTGCCAAACACAAGAAGAGAAAGATTGGCTCTGGGGGAATTGCTTCTTTGGTCGGTGCATTAGTTCTTGTTGCTGCTGTTGCAGCGATATTCGCCATAGTACACTATCAATCCAGTGCCCGAAAGGCCAAGAATCAGCATGGAGACAATAGTAATGCCATTCTAAATTCTCTTCCAATTA AGGAGGCCCAAGGAACCTTTATTAATTCTATTATCCATGATGCAAGGCATGAACAAAAGCATACCAGAGATGAAAAAAAGTCGAGGCGAAGTTTCTCTGGTCCATCAAGGAAATCCAAAGCTCCAGTAAGTGCAAAAGTTTATACTGTGGCAGAGCTTCAACTGGCTACAAACAGCTTCAGCGAAGAACATCTTATTGGAGAGGGTTCTTTTGGTCCTGTTTACAAGGCAGAGTTCCCTGATGGCCAA ATCATGGTTGTGAAGATCATCAACTTGGCGTCTCTTTCTTTCCAAGAAGAAGAACAATTCTTAGATGTGGTCTGGACTGCATCCAGATTGAGGCACCCCAACATTGTTCCGCTTGTTGGCTATTCTATGGATCATGGCCAGCATCTCCTGGTTTATGAATACATCAGAAATTTGTCTCTGAATGATGTTCTGCACAACGGTTCACTCGAGCCACTGTCATGGGAAATCCGCCTCAATATTGCACTTGATGTCGCTCGTGCTTTGGA TTATATGCACTCTAAGTTCTCGGCCCCAGTAGCCCATGGAAACATAAAAGCTTCTAACATCCTGCTTGATGAAGTAATGGTTCCTCACATCTGTGACAGTGGGATTGCAGTCTTGAGACCACTTACcaaacttaag GCTTCTGAAATTGCGTCTGAAGACACTGCCTTTGGCTACGTTTCACCGGAACATGGGCAGCATGAGGCTGACAATATAAAGAGTGACATTTATGCTTTTGGAGTTTTGCTTTTGGAGCTGTTAACTGGAAGGAAACCCTTTGACAG TTCTCGGACTAGACAAGAGAAATCTCTGGTGAAATGGGCTTCATCAAGACTTCATGATGCTGAGTGCCTAGAGCAGATGGTTGATCCTGTCATTAAAAGCACACTCTGTTCCAGGACTCTCTCGAGATTTGCAGATGTCGTTTTGTTCTGCATTCAG GCTGAGAAGAAATTCCGGCTGCCGATGTCTCAAGTGGTCGGATCTCTGACACATCTGTCACAAATGGGGAGTGATGGTCCTGAAGCTGACTCATTTGAAAGGTCATTCCGTTCTTCCTACACCGGATTCATTGGCTCTCCAGCCTGA